CTAAGTCCAAGCCCTATGGAAAGCATTGCCTGTGACTATTCCTGGAAGAAAGGTGCCGTGTTGCCCCTGAGGAATGGGGAAATGAGCAGGCCTCTTAGTTTCTACCAACTTCACCTGAAGAGAATAGCACTGTGCCCCTGTCTGCCCTCAGACACTAAGACTTTAGCCAggggtagtggcacacacctgttagCCACAGCATTTGAAGgtacagacaggaagaccaggtGTAGAGGTTATTCTCTCAGCTAtatattgagtttgaggctagcctgggctacatgagaccctgtcttaaaaatatttaaagtcctCTCAGAGTAAGGAATTCAGAAAAAATCTTAGTTTCCCCTCTACTTTTTATAAAATGAGTAGTTTAATCTCTTCATGGGCTTCTGTTGCCACCACTACTTCTCCAAGGGTGCATCCTTGCTTGGTGAGGAATGATCAGGGGCTATGTCCAGTCACAGGTTCTAATCCTGTGCAGCCTGGCATGTACCTTCTGAAATGGGTTTTCTTTCCCAACTATAGGTTCCTCCCCAATAGGAATATTGCTCTTTCTGACAGATACTTTGTGGTAGACACACTCCTGAGACTGACCCCCCCCTTCCTGAACTCTCTTTTTACCTTCCATAACACCAcaccttgcttttctttttgaatagctgtttcccctttccttccttccttccttccttccttccttccttccttccttccttccttccttccttccttccttccttcctctttgattccttcctctttgatgttttgttttgttgaggctggcctcaaacccacaaagctccacctacctctgcctcctgagtgctgggattaaaggtgtgtgccaccactgccgggcttgttttcctttttctgtttctgccttcatcTTAAAAAGACTTTCTAAGCCCATGCTCTTCAGCTAGCACAAAAATCCAGATTCctctagctcagtggttctcaacctcctaaCGCTGcaactttaatacagttcctcatgttgtgctgaccccaaccataaaatgattttgttgctaCCTGACAAGTATTTTGCTagtattatgaatcataatgtacactatctgatatgcaggatatctgatatgcggcccttgtaaaagggttgtttgacACCAAAAGGGGCTGCAACCTACAGGTTCTTCTCtagcagaacttttttttttttttggtttttcgagacagggtttctctgtggttttgaagcctgtcctggaactagctcttgtagaccaggctggtctcgaactcacagagatccacctgcctctgcctcccaagtgctgggattaaaggcgtgcgccaccaccgcccggctagcagaACTTTTAAACAGACTTCTTTCTCAAGTCAGGTGATTTAGGTGTCTAGAAGGTATCATTGGGTTACCACGACAGACCAGCTTATAACCAGACTTGATAAGTCCTTGATCCTAGTCATCCATATTCCTAGTCCACAATGAGTATCTACTTACCTATATAGCCTCTTCTCATTTGCCGCCTACAACCAGACCCTCCTTTCTTCAGATTTAGCGCTTGGgtttctttcatgtttctttttttttttctttcttcgccttttttttttctctcctctccctctaaGCCTATACCCTTATTATTTCTCACCAACACCTTTTAGTTTTAGTCAATCAATTTAGTCTGTACTACCCTTCATGCTGATGTAGAGGTGAGTTTTCTTGATTACTCCATGACAAATCTGCTACCTGGGCAAAGGAATTACCGTGCTTGCCATcagagatgagaaaactgaagaagGCCTCTGTTCAGTACTGTCAAATCAGACCCAGCCAAACTCCACACTCTGGCTTGACAGTGTGTCAGTTTTCTAGCTGCCAGCTATAGTGAAAACTGGGACTGCCTCCAGGGGCCAACTTCTAGGCTGCTGTGAAGCTGTACTATAGCTAAGACCAACTTGGCTCGGAGGTGGTTATAGTTTCAAACCAGGCCTGGaaataggtaaaaaaaaacaaacaaaaaaagacagtgatcacaggtttttggttttttaaaaagcttttaatgAGACCTCTTTGTGGTCCATAATCTTTACAAAGGCCACTAATGGGCCAGGAGAGCATCTGTCAGCATTTATCGTTGATTGTCTTGGTTAAAATTCTTTGGCTAAGAGCTCTGTTCTTTTTTCAACtgtactagggatcaaacccagggccttggcaAACTGAGCAGAAGCTCTAACAACTGAACTATTCTTCAGTCACCCTACCCACACCCTTTTCTTTAAATCCTTGGTGCCGATTCCAGACCAGCCTTGACTCCTACTACTTATACTGTCATGATCTGGCTCCAGAGTCTAACCTCTTTCattctttaaagaatgaaaatagggaCTTGTTTTAGATTCTCTGAGCCGATATAGCTGGGATACGTTCCAGATTGGGTCTCAACTTAATctaaggagggggaggggagagccctATTTAACTAGGTTCTTAATCCAAGGTTTGTGTTTACAGTGGGGACTAATATGTTTCCACAATCCAGTGAAAATGGGGCTACCCCACCACTACTGAAGAGGTCCCTTTCCCTCTATTAACATAAAAGTCCTTCATCGAGTGATGATCTTTGATCATTTGCCTTGCTGACTCTTGGAGCTATACACGCAGGGCCTCAAGCCTATCTAGCATGTCTTCTCCCTTGTTCCTAGATGATGGGGCCAGCCAAGAGCTGCGTGGGCCTTATATGCTCCTCCTGATCATCACACCGCACCCTGGGTTCTGTTTGAATTCTGCAGTGCTCACCCAGGGAACAGAGCTGGCCTCCACCTGCCTGGTCCTATGACTGACCACCTTCTATATGGTCTCACCAAAGAGACCCCCTACTCCAGGGTCATCCTGTTTTTCTCGTGccttttgctatttttctttcttttgttcagatGCTTCTGTTGGACTTGCCTCCACAGTGGGCTCTGGCTCCAATGGAAGTGATGGTGGTTTTGTGAGCTGGGCTCCTCCTACAACACcttgcaaagaaacaaaacttgaatTCTTAGTTATTCCATTTTATAAGAAATCAATTAAGAGGGAACTCTGTATTATCTGAGACTATGAAGACTGTAGTGCATCCTGCAGCTAGGAGAGTTGCCCATAACTGAAGGAATAAAACATTAAGCTTGTGAAAATTAAAGCGAAAATGTACAACAGCATGCACTTAATAATGCATTTCTAAACCTAAAAACTGACTACGCAGCTAAGCCTGCCTGTACAGCTTGCCCTTGAGAAACAAATGCTGGTTTCTACTCTGGGCTTTTCCCCCTTGGCTAGCACTAAATTTGCCATGAGTTTGCAGTGTGCAAGCCTTACTCAAAGCTGGGGTCTCTGCTGATAGAAGTAGCTTTTCCCCACTAAGTCTTCACAGAGCTCTGTGTAGCCTCCTACCTGAAGGGAGCTTCCTGTATGCGGCTGCTGAAGACATCGCCTGTCCTAGTGCTTGATTGGAGCCCAGAGGCTGCTGGAGAGCAGATTTGTTGGCTGAATTGGTCCGGTGCTTTGACTTGAGATCTTTGACTGGCTTGGTCCAGACCAGTGCCTCTCCAACCTGGAGGGCAGCTCccaacttctgagccatctctaccaTCTTGTGCCcacatgggaagaaaaaaaagcaattgacAAGATCAGCAGAGCCAACCTGCCTGCTGGTACTAGCAGTTGAAGGAGGAAGTACTTATAATAAGGAAATCActtttaaatgctgggattacaagtgttttCATGCTTGGCCTATGGAAATCATTCTTTAATGGAGAATAGAAGTTGCTTACTGGATACCAAGGGGACTCCTTACAGGATCTCAAAATGCAATAATTCAAGTTTGATGCTTCACTGGCCAAACTGCCTGTTCCTGATAAACTGTATTAGTGAGAACTAATAACTCAGTAAACCTGAATTCTTTTGTTACTTTCTTCTAGCAATATTTGTCTAAGACTGTAAATTGTCTAAAACTGGCAAATTCATGCTGTAATGAACATGAAGCCGAAAGAAACATGAGCTTATGATACCTTTCATCTGCTAGCAGTTTGCTTAATAACAGACATGGTAATAATGATGATAACATGATAATGATAATTGCTAATAAGAGACATACCTCAGAGTCAAATTCCAGAGGACTGTTGTCCTTAAGAAAGTTGaccttcttctccatctcctggTACTGGGCCAGGGCACCCTTTTTCTCACCCTGGTTATACAGCAGCACAGCATAGTTCAGGTTTACTAAAGGGTTACACCTGTGGCAGAGACAGGGACTCTGGGACTAAGGCTCTGCTATAGTCATTTGAAAATTCTTCTCATTATatgaaatccaaacaaaaataGGATTGTCCCCATTATACAGCAAAGTGCTGTTATGACTGACCCACGAACCAGTGTCAAGGAGCTAACTGCCCAAGCAGCAAAATAGGATAAGGACTGAGCCTGGCACCAACAAAGCCTCCCAGGGAGGGGCTGAACAAGAAATCCCAGACCTGTTGTGTAGCAGATGCTGGTGGAATAAACTTTCCCCAGGAATCTCGTTTATTTTTGATTAAGATGAGCCCAGAGTCCCAGATGCTAATCTGTTTAGCTCACAGTTTATCAGCAACCCAAGCCAGAGTGCTGCTAACTCTTTAACTTGCTTTGGATTCCTGACTACAGAGCTTAGAACTGGAAGTTGTTTTCTACGGCTTTTAATTCTTGCCAAGCTCTACCTGCTTAAGAACCACAACCTTCTAAATTTATCCCGCATAGTGACTAAGCCGACTCCAGCAGCATTAGTCTTATGGCACACTTTTCAGAATAACACTCTCTGGCCCTTCCCCATAGAACAGAATGCTCACTTATCCAGGCGGACAGCTTCTGCATAAGCTCTCTTGGCATTTTCTGTATCTTCCAGATTGGTCAGAGCCACTGCCACAGAGAAAATCAGGAGAGCTCATCTTAGCAAAAATAATACTTTAGACCACTTTAGACCACTCACCTCAGCAAGCGTCCTACTTCTGCCACTGCTTTTCAGGTATTGCCTTGTCCAAGCCCAAACCAAGGTCTCCATTTGTCCCCACCTGCCTCCAGCCTCTCGCTGACGTACAGATACAGTGACCACATCACTGCCCCTCCCTAAGGATCCTCATCTTACAGATGATGTTCTCCACAATGATCTCTAAAACTTTTAGTGAGCCACAGAACATTAaccttttttttaatccaaaatcaggtgatgtgggagtgatttcttattaataaagaaactgcctaggcccatttcataggccagcccttaggtaggcggagaaaacagaacaggatgctgggagaaagaagctgagtcagtgagtcgccatggttctcccacgccagacagacgcaggNNNNNNNNNNNNNNNNNNNNNNNNNNNNNNNNNNNNNNNNNNNNNNNNNNNNNNNNNNNNNNNNNNNNNNNNNNNNNNNNNNNNNNNNNNNNNNNNNNNNNNNNNNNNNNNNNNNNNNNNNNNNNNNNNNNNNNNNNNNNNNNNNNNNNNNNNNNNNNNNNNNNNNNNNNNNNNNNNNNNNNNNNNNNNNNNNNNNNNNNNNNNNNNNNNNNNNNNNNNNNNNNNNNNNNNNNNNNNNNNNNNNNNNNNNNNNNNNNNNNNNNNNNNNNNNNNNNNNNNNNNNNNNNNNNNNNNNNNNNNNNNNNNNNNNNNNNNNNNNNNNNNNNNNNNNNNNNNNNNNNNNNNNNNNNNNNNNNNNNNNNNNNNNNNNNNNNNNNNNNNNNNNNNNNNNNNNNNNNNNNNNNNNNNNNNNNNNNNNNNNNNNNNNNNNNNNNNNNNNNNNNNNNNNNNNNNNNNNNNNNNNNNNNNNNNNNNNNNNNNNNNNNNNNNNNNNNNNNNNNNNNNNNNNNNNNNNNNNNNNNNNNNNNNNNNNNNNNNNNNNNNNNNNNNNNNNNNNNNNNNNNNNNNNNNNNNNNNNNNNNNNNNNNNNNNNNNNNNNNNNNNNNNNNNNNNNNNNNNNNNNNNNNNNNNNNNNNNNNNNNNNNNNNNNNNNNNNNNNNNNNNNNNNNNNNNNNNNNNNNNNNNNNNNNNNNNNNNNNNNNNNNNNNNNNNNNNNNNNNNNNNNNNNNNNNNNNNNNNNNNNNNNNNNNNNNNNNNNNNNNNNNNNNNNNNNNNNNNNNNNNNNNNNNNNNNNNNNNNNNNNNNNNNNNNNNNNNNNNNNNNNNNNNNNNNNNNNNNNNNNNNNNNNNNNNNNNNNNNNNNNNNNNNNNNNNNNNNNNNNNNNNNNNNNNNNNNNNNNNNNNNNNNNNNNNNNNNNNNNNNNNNNNNNNNNNNNNNNNNNNNNNNNNNNNNNNNNNNNNNNNNNNNNNNNNNNNNNNNNNNNNNNNNNNNNNNNNNNNNNNNNNNNNNNNNNNNNNNNNNNNNNNNNNNNNNNNNNNNNNNNNNNNNNNNNNNNNNNNNNNNNNNNNNNNNNNNNNNNNNNNNNNNNNNNNNNNNNNNNNNNNNNNNNNNNNNNNNNNNNNNNNNNNNNNNNNNNNNNNNNNNNNNNNNNNNNNNNNNNNNNNNNNNNNNNNNNNNNNNNNNNNNNNNNNNNNNNNNNNNNNNNNNNNNNNNNNNNNNNNNNNNNNNNNNNNNNNNNNNNNNNNNNNNNNNNNNNNNNNNNNNNNNNNNNNNNNNNNNNNNNNNNNNNNNNNNNNNNNNNNNNNNNNNNNNNNNNNNNNNNNNNNNNNNNNNNNNNNNNNNNNNNNNNNNNNNNNNNNNNNNNNNNNNNNNNNNNNNNNNNNNNNNNNNNNNNNNNNNNNNNNNNNNNNNNNNNNNNNNNNNNNNNNNNNNNNNNNNNNNNNNNNNNNNNNNNNNNNNNNNNNNNNNNNNNNNNNNNNNNNNNNNNNNNNNNNNNNNNNNNNNNNNNNNNNNNNNNNNNNNNNNNNNNNNNNNNNNNNNNNNNNNNNNNNNNNNNNNNNNNNNNNNNNNNNNNNNNNNNNNNNNNNNNNNNNNNNNNNNNNNNNNNNNNNNNNNNNNNNNNNNNNNNNNNNNNNNNNNNNNNNNNNNNNNNNNNNNNNNNNNNNNNNNNNNNNNNNNNNNNNNNNNNNNNNNNNNNNNNNNNNNNNNNNNNNNNNNNNNNNNNNNNNNNNNNNNNNNNNNNNNNNNNNNNNNNNNNNNNNNNNNNNNNNNNNNNNNNNNNNNNNNNNNNNNNNNNNNNNNNNNNNNNNNNNNNNNNNNNNNNNNNNNNNNNNNNNNNNNNNNNNNNNNNNNNNNNNNNNNNNNNNNNNNNNNNNNNNNNNNNNNNNNNNNNNNNNNNNNNNNNNNNNNNNNNNNNNNNNNNNNNNNNNNNNNNNNNNNNNNNNNNNNNNNNNNNNNNNNNNNNNNNNNNNNNNNNNNNNNNNNNNNNNNNNNNNNNNNNNNNNNNNNNNNNNNNNNNNNNNNNNNNNNNNNNNNNNNNNNNNNNNNNNNNNNNNNNNNNNNNNNNNNNNNNNNNNNNNNNNNNNNNNNNNNNNNNNNNNNNNNNNNNNNNNNNNNNNNNNNNNNNNNNNNNNNNNNNNNNNNNNNNNNNNNNNNNNNNNNNNNNNNNNNNNNNNNNNNNNNNNNNNNNNNNNNNNNNNNNNNNNNNNNNNNNNNNNNNNNNNNNNNNNNNNNNNNNNNNNNNNNNNNNNNNNNNNNNNNNNNNNNNNNNNNNNNNNNNNNNNNNNNNNNNNNNNNNNNNNNNNNNNNNNNNNNNNNNNNNNNNNNNNNNNNNNNNNNNNNNNNNNNNNNNNNNNNNNNNNNNNNNNNNNNNNNNNNNNNNNNNNNNNNNNNNNNNNNNNNNNNNNNNNNNNNNNNNNNNNNNNNNNNNNNNNNNNNNNNNNNNNNNNNNNNNNNNNNNNNNNNNNNNNNNNNNNNNNNNNgacagacgcaggttaagatcattcctggtaagccagcttgtagactacacagaataatagaaatgggttagatcaatatgtaagagctagccgataagaagctggaactattggggccaggcagtgtttaaaagaatacagtttccgtgtaattatttcgggtaaagctagccgtgcaggcagccgggtgctgggaagCCGCTCCAAACACAACAATCAGGATTTCCTAAGAGTGTAATATACCTAAAAATAGCTATTCTTAAAGGCAACTCCACCTCCCAGCAGCCAAACAGGCAACTATGAGAACAAGGAATACAGAAGGACCCTGTGTCATTCCACAGATACACACTATGTGGCCATTCAAGTCTAGTTTGTCCTTAGGACCGTGTGAGGCTGGCTCTACTTTGTCAAGTTAGAACTAATGCTTCTGCCCTGATGAGACACTCTTATCTTACACTAAGGCTCTGAGCCTCTCCTGAAACTTGAACTAGCTTTGTATTCTGGTGTTCTCCAAACAACCATGTAGTTGCTTTTGACCTTTCTCTCATAAATTGAAACCACCACAGGAATGACCaaaatacacagcagaaaatactCTCCAGAA
This genomic window from Microtus ochrogaster isolate Prairie Vole_2 unplaced genomic scaffold, MicOch1.0 UNK49, whole genome shotgun sequence contains:
- the Bbs4 gene encoding Bardet-Biedl syndrome 4 protein isoform X2, yielding MLGKIHLLEGDLDKAIEIYKKAVEFSPENTDLLTTLGLLYLQLGVYQKAFEHLGNALTYDPANYKAILAAGSMMQTHGDFDVALTKYRVVACAIPESPPLWNNIGMCFFGKKKYVAAISCLKRANYLAPFDWKILYNLGLVHLTMQQYASAFHFLSAAINFQPKMGELYMLLAVALTNLEDTENAKRAYAEAVRLDKCNPLVNLNYAVLLYNQGEKKGALAQYQEMEKKVNFLKDNSPLEFDSEMVEMAQKLGAALQVGEALVWTKPVKDLKSKHRTNSANKSALQQPLGSNQALGQAMSSAAAYRKLPSGVVGGAQLTKPPSLPLEPEPTVEASPTEASEQKKEK